One window from the genome of Paracoccus marcusii encodes:
- a CDS encoding sterol desaturase family protein has protein sequence MTNFLIVVATVLVMELTAYSVHRWIMHGPLGWGWHKSHHEEHDHALEKNDLYGLVFAVIATVLFTVGWIWAPVLWWIALGMTVYGLIYFVLHDGLVHQRWPFRYIPRKGYARRLYQAHRLHHAVEGRDHCVSFGFIYAPPVDKLKQDLKTSGVLRAEAQERT, from the coding sequence ATGACCAATTTCCTGATCGTCGTCGCCACCGTGCTGGTGATGGAGCTGACGGCCTATTCCGTCCACCGCTGGATCATGCACGGCCCCCTGGGCTGGGGCTGGCACAAGTCCCACCACGAGGAACACGACCACGCGCTGGAAAAGAACGACCTGTACGGCCTGGTCTTTGCGGTGATCGCCACGGTGCTGTTCACGGTGGGCTGGATCTGGGCACCGGTCCTGTGGTGGATCGCCTTGGGCATGACCGTCTACGGGCTGATCTATTTCGTCCTGCATGACGGGCTGGTGCATCAGCGCTGGCCGTTCCGCTATATCCCGCGCAAGGGCTATGCCCGCCGCCTGTATCAGGCCCACCGCCTGCACCACGCGGTCGAGGGACGCGACCATTGCGTCAGCTTCGGCTTCATCTATGCGCCGCCGGTCGACAAGCTGAAGCAGGACCTGAAGACGT